A genome region from Thermomonospora amylolytica includes the following:
- the mftE gene encoding mycofactocin biosynthesis peptidyl-dipeptidase MftE, producing the protein MPGSREHDLAGPLAGCAWPDVQAGPLVLVPIGSTEQHGPHLPLSTDTVIAQAVAERAADVLRPRTAGQVLVAPAIAYGASGEHAGFPGTISIGHEALHAVIVEAVRSLALWAGRVVLVNGHGGNVPTLDAAVRRLRAEGHEVAWAGCEAPGGDAHAGRTETSVMLHLAPDLVRPFDGVTGETRPLAAIMPDLVAHGVRAVSPSGVLGDPAGASAEQGREIVRAMVSSVALRIGGGRVDARGRLLDPAAPPLPHRP; encoded by the coding sequence GTGCCCGGCAGCCGGGAGCACGACCTGGCGGGACCTCTGGCGGGATGTGCTTGGCCGGACGTTCAGGCGGGTCCGCTGGTCCTGGTGCCGATCGGCTCGACCGAGCAGCACGGGCCGCACCTGCCGCTGTCCACCGACACCGTGATCGCCCAGGCCGTCGCCGAACGCGCGGCCGACGTGCTGCGCCCGCGAACGGCCGGGCAGGTGCTCGTCGCGCCGGCGATCGCGTACGGCGCCAGCGGCGAGCACGCGGGCTTTCCCGGAACGATCTCGATCGGCCACGAGGCGCTGCACGCGGTGATCGTGGAGGCCGTGCGGTCGCTGGCGCTGTGGGCCGGGCGGGTCGTCCTCGTCAACGGGCACGGCGGCAACGTCCCCACGCTCGACGCCGCCGTGCGCCGGTTGCGCGCCGAGGGCCACGAGGTCGCCTGGGCCGGCTGCGAGGCCCCGGGCGGCGACGCGCACGCCGGCCGCACCGAGACCTCCGTCATGCTGCACCTGGCCCCCGACCTGGTACGGCCGTTCGACGGGGTCACCGGCGAGACCCGCCCGCTCGCCGCGATCATGCCCGACCTGGTTGCCCACGGCGTCCGCGCCGTCTCGCCGTCGGGCGTCCTCGGCGACCCGGCCGGGGCCTCGGCCGAGCAGGGCCGCGAGATCGTGCGGGCCATGGTGTCGTCCGTCGCCCTCCGGATCGGCGGCGGGCGCGTCGACGCCCGTGGCCGCCTCCTCGACCCCGCCGCACCGCCCCTGCCGCACCGCCCCTGA
- a CDS encoding mycofactocin-coupled SDR family oxidoreductase has translation MGRLTGKVAFITGAARGQGRAEAVRLAAEGADIIAIDLVDNPSPYVKYPPAAQADLDETAELVREQGRRVLARKADVRDLGELEAVVREGVSDFGRLDIVVANAGIVNYGRTWELTEEQWQDVIDVNLTGVWKTVKATVPILVEQGQGGSVILISSVAGLKGLPFLAHYAASKHGVVGLARTLANELGEYDIRVNTIHPHGVRTGMTDGSMGDLLAESPMLGPIYMPALPYQMVEPEDIANMVAFLASDEGKYITGSQMRVDLGALNR, from the coding sequence ATGGGACGTTTGACCGGCAAGGTCGCTTTCATCACCGGCGCGGCGCGGGGACAGGGGCGGGCCGAGGCCGTCCGGCTCGCCGCCGAGGGCGCGGACATCATCGCGATCGACCTCGTCGACAACCCCAGCCCGTACGTCAAGTACCCCCCGGCCGCGCAGGCCGACCTGGACGAGACCGCCGAGCTGGTGCGGGAGCAGGGGCGGCGGGTGCTGGCCCGCAAGGCCGACGTGCGCGACCTGGGCGAGCTGGAGGCGGTGGTCCGCGAGGGCGTCTCGGATTTCGGGCGGCTGGACATCGTGGTGGCCAACGCGGGGATCGTCAACTACGGCCGCACCTGGGAGCTGACCGAGGAGCAGTGGCAGGACGTCATCGACGTCAACCTCACCGGGGTGTGGAAGACGGTCAAGGCCACCGTGCCGATCCTCGTCGAGCAGGGCCAGGGCGGGTCGGTCATCCTCATCAGCTCGGTGGCGGGCCTGAAGGGGCTGCCGTTCCTCGCCCACTACGCCGCCTCCAAGCACGGCGTGGTCGGCCTGGCCAGGACCCTGGCCAACGAGCTGGGCGAGTACGACATCCGGGTCAACACGATCCACCCGCACGGCGTCCGGACCGGCATGACCGACGGCTCGATGGGCGACCTGCTGGCCGAGTCCCCCATGCTCGGCCCCATCTACATGCCGGCGCTGCCCTACCAGATGGTCGAGCCCGAGGACATCGCCAACATGGTCGCCTTCCTGGCCTCCGACGAGGGCAAGTACATCACCGGCTCCCAGATGCGCGTCGACCTCGGCGCCCTCAACCGATAA
- a CDS encoding SAM-dependent methyltransferase encodes MADPNSELAEQLQFDVPHAARIWNYWMGGKDNYEADRAAGDAVAAVYPEIVVMARQSRRFLIRAVRFLAAEAGVRQFLDVGTGLPTMQNTHEVAQQVAPESRIVYVDNDPLVLVHARALLANTTSEGLTTYVHADYHDPEKILAGAEKVLDFDRPVAVMFMGVLGYEPDLDVVRSIVGRVMDATAPGSHLVLWDGTDTSPAVVEGADKLVQSGGVPYILRSPDALARCFEGLEMVEPGLVPITRWRPDDPDAGPIDAYGAVARKP; translated from the coding sequence ATGGCCGACCCGAACTCCGAGCTCGCCGAGCAGCTTCAGTTCGACGTGCCGCACGCGGCGCGAATATGGAACTACTGGATGGGCGGCAAGGACAATTACGAGGCCGACCGCGCCGCCGGGGACGCCGTGGCCGCGGTGTACCCGGAGATCGTCGTCATGGCGCGGCAGTCCCGGCGGTTCCTCATCCGCGCCGTGCGCTTCCTGGCCGCCGAGGCGGGCGTCCGGCAGTTCCTCGACGTCGGGACCGGCCTGCCCACGATGCAGAACACCCACGAGGTCGCCCAGCAGGTCGCGCCCGAGTCCCGGATCGTCTACGTGGACAACGACCCGCTGGTGCTGGTGCACGCCCGTGCGCTGCTGGCCAACACCACCTCCGAGGGGCTGACCACGTACGTGCACGCCGACTACCACGACCCGGAGAAGATCCTCGCCGGGGCGGAGAAGGTGCTGGACTTCGACCGGCCGGTCGCGGTGATGTTCATGGGGGTCCTCGGCTACGAACCCGATCTGGACGTGGTGCGCTCCATCGTGGGACGGGTGATGGACGCCACCGCGCCCGGCAGCCACCTGGTGCTGTGGGACGGCACCGACACCAGCCCGGCCGTGGTCGAGGGCGCCGACAAGCTGGTGCAGAGCGGCGGCGTCCCCTACATCCTGCGCAGCCCCGACGCGCTCGCCCGTTGCTTCGAGGGTCTGGAGATGGTGGAGCCGGGCCTGGTCCCGATCACGCGGTGGCGCCCGGACGACCCCGACGCCGGGCCGATCGACGCCTACGGAGCCGTGGCCCGCAAGCCCTGA
- a CDS encoding zinc-binding dehydrogenase produces MISGLRSGAFRPVVDRTFDLDEIVAAHRHLESNTQIGKIVVTVAH; encoded by the coding sequence GTGATCTCAGGGCTGCGCTCGGGCGCCTTCCGCCCCGTGGTGGACCGCACCTTCGACCTGGACGAGATCGTCGCGGCCCACCGCCACCTGGAGTCCAACACCCAGATCGGCAAGATCGTCGTCACCGTCGCGCACTGA
- a CDS encoding MEDS domain-containing protein, whose protein sequence is MITRDSRERRIQDVDHGDHLCLTFADDAERRRVVTAYVRDGLERGERVLYFADQSAVPEVLGWLRAAGVRTAPALAGGQLLVTTAEDGYLAAGAFDPDAMVATLVKETRDSLAAGYTGLRVSGEMGWALRGVPGGERLGEYETKVNQVFADSPASAVCQYDARRFDAAQLDDFDRRHPRAVELEPLYSDGLLRLVPSFRSGRWTLRVTGTVDYRTVDALAAAMESALDWPGDVWVDMSELEFIDLAGVRVLAHVAERLPEGRRVHVANLAPLLCQVVGLVGWDEEPSLIVTPREVTA, encoded by the coding sequence GTGATCACGCGCGACAGCCGGGAGCGCCGCATCCAGGACGTGGATCACGGCGACCACCTGTGCCTGACGTTCGCCGACGACGCGGAACGACGCCGGGTGGTCACCGCGTACGTGCGCGATGGCCTGGAGCGCGGGGAACGGGTGCTGTACTTCGCCGACCAGAGCGCGGTGCCGGAGGTGCTGGGCTGGCTGAGGGCGGCCGGGGTGCGCACGGCCCCGGCGCTGGCCGGCGGGCAGCTGCTGGTGACCACGGCCGAGGACGGTTACCTGGCGGCGGGGGCGTTCGATCCCGACGCCATGGTCGCCACCCTGGTGAAGGAGACCAGGGACTCCCTGGCGGCCGGCTACACGGGGCTCCGCGTCAGCGGTGAGATGGGCTGGGCGTTGCGCGGGGTGCCCGGCGGCGAGCGGCTGGGCGAGTACGAGACCAAGGTGAACCAGGTGTTCGCCGACAGCCCGGCCTCGGCCGTCTGCCAGTACGACGCCCGCCGCTTCGACGCCGCCCAACTGGACGACTTCGACCGCCGCCACCCCCGGGCGGTGGAACTGGAGCCCCTGTACAGCGACGGCCTGCTGCGGCTGGTGCCGTCCTTCCGCTCCGGGCGGTGGACGCTGCGCGTGACGGGCACGGTGGACTACCGCACCGTCGACGCCCTGGCCGCCGCGATGGAGAGCGCACTGGACTGGCCGGGGGACGTGTGGGTGGACATGAGCGAGCTGGAGTTCATCGATCTGGCGGGGGTGCGGGTGCTGGCCCACGTCGCCGAGCGGCTGCCCGAGGGGCGGCGGGTGCACGTGGCGAACCTGGCGCCGCTGCTGTGCCAGGTGGTCGGTCTGGTCGGCTGGGACGAGGAGCCCTCCCTGATCGTCACTCCGCGGGAGGTGACCGCATGA
- a CDS encoding anti-sigma factor RsbA family regulatory protein has translation MTGVTEARAARPETEPGLVHQGLVYGSDDEFLAATVPFCLDGLDREDAVLAVTTDANIDLLRQALGDAAGRVEFVRAEEWYQAPGRTLGAYHRYVDRRTGTGRHRRVRVIGEPVWHGRDALETAEWTRYESVINIAFADCPAWIVCPYDTRTLPERVVADARRTHPQLVAGPAAHASDHYAAPNRAWERRLTPAPADGEEARMSFGTDLSKVRVFVAEAAAARGMAPAGVQRLVFAANEVATNAVQHGGGGGQVAVWRSGRRIVCDVTDPGRAAAPSWYLGYLPPDPRQERGHGLWAVRQLCDLVEIDARPDGTTVRLHLNLT, from the coding sequence ATGACCGGCGTCACCGAAGCGCGCGCCGCGCGTCCCGAGACGGAGCCGGGCCTGGTCCACCAGGGGCTGGTCTACGGCAGCGACGATGAGTTCCTGGCCGCGACGGTGCCGTTCTGCCTGGACGGCCTCGACCGGGAGGACGCGGTGCTGGCGGTGACCACCGACGCCAACATCGACCTGTTGCGCCAGGCGCTGGGAGACGCGGCCGGACGGGTGGAGTTCGTCCGGGCCGAGGAGTGGTACCAGGCGCCGGGCCGCACGCTGGGCGCCTACCACCGCTATGTCGACCGGCGCACCGGCACCGGCCGGCACCGGCGGGTGCGGGTGATCGGCGAGCCGGTGTGGCACGGCCGGGACGCGCTGGAGACCGCGGAGTGGACCCGCTACGAGTCGGTGATCAACATCGCCTTCGCCGACTGCCCGGCGTGGATCGTGTGCCCGTACGACACCCGGACGCTGCCCGAGCGGGTGGTGGCCGACGCCCGGCGCACCCATCCGCAGCTGGTGGCGGGCCCGGCCGCGCACGCCAGCGACCACTACGCCGCCCCGAACAGGGCATGGGAGCGCCGTCTGACACCGGCCCCCGCCGACGGCGAGGAGGCCCGGATGAGCTTCGGGACCGACCTGTCGAAGGTGCGGGTCTTCGTGGCGGAGGCCGCCGCCGCGCGCGGCATGGCCCCGGCCGGGGTGCAGCGGCTGGTGTTCGCCGCCAACGAGGTCGCCACCAACGCCGTCCAGCACGGCGGTGGCGGCGGGCAGGTGGCCGTGTGGCGCAGCGGACGGCGCATCGTGTGCGACGTCACCGACCCCGGACGGGCCGCCGCCCCCTCCTGGTACCTGGGCTATCTGCCGCCGGACCCCCGGCAGGAACGCGGGCACGGCCTGTGGGCGGTGCGCCAGTTGTGCGACCTGGTGGAGATCGACGCCCGGCCCGACGGCACCACCGTGCGTCTGCACCTGAACCTGACCTGA